The following are from one region of the Vitis riparia cultivar Riparia Gloire de Montpellier isolate 1030 chromosome 14, EGFV_Vit.rip_1.0, whole genome shotgun sequence genome:
- the LOC117931322 gene encoding uncharacterized protein LOC117931322 yields MGRGGKVGSKHIFKRKVRSKDKGSDDSDEDYVVGEDEEIEVSDGGDSEDYCYSLEGDEVEESLCSLEEEEDMRKGFRSKAKMGAAGQRKIGCKTSKKRRRVLNEEDDDKDYEEEEEEEEEEEVEEEFLGRRKNRIKTSWKRQKVLYEEEEDEDYDEDYNEDDEEFTPEEMDCEDEEEETPIRKKKNGNKRVASRASQKKAFAKGRKPKRNSKVLKKGLRKKRKRNTGSRKKAKVDNDGDFIDERPVVRERKSHKRKRRLAPASDSEFVSSGSSDFEFTISEEEREQVREADEFCRRSTNNMRSASLPAKTIEEERKPPVRKGKEKVEDVKNEVGKQVCGICLSEEGKRRVRGTLDCCSHYFCFGCIMEWSKVESRCPLCKQRFMTISKPARANTGIDLRDVMIQVPERDQVYLPSEEEIRGYLDPYENVICTECHQGGDDGLMLLCDLCDSPAHTYCVGLGREVPEGNWYCEGCRPSQVQDPLSDHRTTQNTLSDRPSPVGNIGESLVTSLSLLSTPFTQGIGINISPRYRNAEAASPVSASGASTLSGRRWIHRQIHQIRSNNRMSHVAVRNIGNSAPNSGSDFLNSQIDRGLDTASQHTKALETGTSHSTIFEESLQDNRYPSLQNMDLLSPRLSQSRRQDIQAPTTTDTAGPARGTLWDELVGISSAFNSISGNEQLHQCSSRSSIRSDGSVSPNAVREGNHFHVVKEQLQSMVRSHLKSLSKDIDLGLSTFKDVARSSTHTILAAYGLEHRRSEVHSVPTPPICSHIERIADGQMSLMKSSCSCCFDSYVRDVVRRILNTKLPHWLGIRE; encoded by the exons ATGGGGAGGGGAGGGAAGGTTGGGAGTAAgcatatttttaagagaaaagtTAGGTCAAAAGATAAGGGTTCAGATGATTCAGATGAGGATTATGTAGTTGGGGAAGATGAAGAAATTGAAGTATCTGATGGTGGTGATTCAGAAGACTATTGTTATTCTCTTGAAGGAGATGAAGTAGAGGAAAGTTTATGTAGCTTAGAAGAGGAGGAAGACATGAGGAAGGGGTTTAGGTCAAAAGCGAAGATGGGTGCAGCTGGTCAGAGGAAAATTGGGTGCAAAACATCAAAAAAGAGGAGAAGAGTACTGAACGAAGAAGACGATGATAAGGATTatgaagaggaggaggaggaggaagaagaagaagaagtggaAGAGGAGTTTTTGGGTCGGAGGAAAAATAGGATTAAAACATCATGGAAGAGACAAAAAGTTTTGTAtgaggaggaagaagatgaggatTATGATGAGGATTATAATGAGGATGACGAGGAATTTACACCAGAGGAAATGGATTGTGAGGATGAAGAGGAAGAGACGCcaataagaaagaagaaaaacggTAATAAGAGGGTGGCCAGCCGAGCTTCACAGAAGAAGGCGTTTGCCAAAGGCCGGAAACCAAAGAGAAATTCCAAGGTTTTGAAGAAGggtttgagaaagaaaagaaaaaggaatactGGGTCGAGGAAGAAAGCCAAGGTTGATAATGATGGTGATTTCATAGATGAAAGGCCAGTcgtgagagagagaaaatctcATAAGAGAAAGAGGAGATTGGCTCCAGCATCTGATTCAGAATTTGTAAGTTCTGGATCATCTGATTTTGAATTCACTATATCTGAGGAAGAGAGGGAGCAGGTGAGAGAAGCAGATGAGTTCTGCAGAAGATCAACGAATAATATGAGGAGTGCATCTCTGCCAGCTAAAACCATTGAGGAAGAAAGAAAGCCTCCAGTGAGAAAGGGTAAGGAGAAGGTTGAGGATGTGAAGAATGAGGTGGGAAAACAGGTGTGTGGGATTTGTCTGtcagaagaaggaaaaagaagggTACGAGGAACATTAGACTGTTGCagtcattatttttgttttggttgcATCATGGAATGGTCGAAAGTGGAATCCCGTTGCCCGTTGTGCAAGCAGAGGTTTATGACAATCAGCAAGCCTGCAAGAGCAAACACAGGAATTGACTTGAGAGATGTGATGATACAAGTTCCAGAGCGTGACCAG GTCTATCTACCATCTGAGGAAGAAATTAGGGGTTATCTTGATCCATATGAGAATGTGATCTGTACTGAATGCCACCAAGGTGGGGATGATGGCCTCATGTTACTGTGTGATCTCTGTGATTCACCTGCACACACCTATTGTGTTGGTCTTGGACGGGAAGTACCTGAGGGTAATTGGTATTGTGAAGGCTGTAGGCCTTCTCAAGTCCAGGATCCTTTATCTGATCACAGAACAACACAGAACACCTTGTCTGACAGACCATCTCCTGTTGGAAATATTGGGGAAAGTTTGGTGACCTCTCTGTCTTTGTTGTCTACACCATTCACTCAAGGTATTGGGATCAATATATCTCCTAGATACAGAAATGCTGAAGCTGCTTCTCCAGTATCAGCATCAGGGGCATCAACTCTATCAGGGAGACGGTGGATACACCGTCAGATCCATCAAATCCGTTCTAATAATAGAATGAGCCATGTGGCTGTTAGAAATATTGGGAATTCAGCTCCCAATTCAggaagtgattttttaaattctcaaattgaTCGGGGTTTGGATACAGCATCTCAACATACAAAAGCACTAGAAACTGGGACATCTCACAGTACAATTTTTGAGGAAAGTTTACAGGACAACCGCTATCCATCATTGCAAAATATGGATCTTCTTTCTCCAAGATTGAGCCAGTCAAGGAGGCAAGACATCCAGGCTCCAACTACTACTGATACTGCTGGCCCTGCCCGTGGGACATTATGGGATGAACTTGTAGGGATCAGTTCAGCATTCAATTCAATATCAGGTAATGAGCAACTCCATCAGTGCAGCAGCAGATCAAGCATCAGGTCAGACGGTAGTGTATCCCCTAATGCAGTTAGAGAGGGGAACCATTTCCATGTGGTGAAGGAACAATTGCAATCAATGGTTAGAAGCCATTTGAAAAGCTTGTCCAAAGATATTGATTTAG GTCTCAGTACCTTCAAGGACGTGGCAAGGAGTTCAACACACACTATCTTAGCTGCATATGGCCTCGAGCACAGGAGGAGCGAGGTTCACTCTGTGCCAACACCGCCCATCTGCTCCCACATTGAGAGAATAGCAGATGGGCAGATGAGTCTGATGAAAAGCTCCTGCTCGTGTTGCTTTGACTCCTATGTACGTGATGTAGTGAGGAGGATTCTGAACACGAAACTGCCACATTGGCTAGGAATTAGGGAGTGA